Proteins encoded together in one Impatiens glandulifera chromosome 1, dImpGla2.1, whole genome shotgun sequence window:
- the LOC124919355 gene encoding regulator of nonsense transcripts UPF2-like isoform X3, translating into MVATLSTCIKDVSFMLLQLLEEEFNSLINKKDQMNIETKIRNIRFIGELCKFKIASPGLVFGCLKTCLDDFSHHNIDVACNLLETCRQFLYRSPETSVRMANMLEILMRLKNVKNLDPHHSTLLKNVYYLCKPPERSARVSKVRPPLHQVCISFAKILLQVTRPRIALLGNIPRTTVYRNILQYPDASRIPGLFRDLFFK; encoded by the exons ATGGTTGCCACACTATCCACTTGTATAAAAGATGTTTCTTTCATGCTCTTACAACTGCTGGAGGAAGAGTTCAACTCTCTGATAAATAAGAAG GATCAAATgaatattgaaacaaaaatacgTAATATTCGCTTTATTGGGGAGCTCTGCAAATTCAAAATTGCTTCACCTGGATTAGTGTTCGGCTGTTTGAAG ACTTGTTTGGATGATTTTTCGCATCATAACATAGATGTTGCATGTAATCTCCTTGAGACCTGCAGACAATTTCTCTATCGATCTCCTGAAACTTCTGTGCGAATGGCCAATATGTTGGAAATTTTGATGCGGTTGAAAAATGTCAAGAATCTGGATCCTCATCACAGCactcttttaaaaaatgtttattatctCTGCAAACCACCTGAACGATCAGCAAGGGTTTCTAAAGTCCGCCCTCCTTTACATCAG GTATGCATATCGTTTGCAAAAATTCTTTTACAAGTGACTAGGCCTCGGATTGCTTTGCTAGGGAATATCCCTAGAACTACGGTATACAGAAATATATTGCAGTATCCAGATGCATCTAGGATTCCGGGGCTATTCCGGGATCTATTTTTCAAATGA
- the LOC124919355 gene encoding regulator of nonsense transcripts UPF2-like isoform X1 — protein MVATLSTCIKDVSFMLLQLLEEEFNSLINKKDQMNIETKIRNIRFIGELCKFKIASPGLVFGCLKTCLDDFSHHNIDVACNLLETCRQFLYRSPETSVRMANMLEILMRLKNVKNLDPHHSTLLKNVYYLCKPPERSARVSKVRPPLHQVCISFAKILLQVTRPRIALLGNIPRTTFQKINIGELIILSTTLGWLTEEEEPIKDNDQRIQYLLPT, from the exons ATGGTTGCCACACTATCCACTTGTATAAAAGATGTTTCTTTCATGCTCTTACAACTGCTGGAGGAAGAGTTCAACTCTCTGATAAATAAGAAG GATCAAATgaatattgaaacaaaaatacgTAATATTCGCTTTATTGGGGAGCTCTGCAAATTCAAAATTGCTTCACCTGGATTAGTGTTCGGCTGTTTGAAG ACTTGTTTGGATGATTTTTCGCATCATAACATAGATGTTGCATGTAATCTCCTTGAGACCTGCAGACAATTTCTCTATCGATCTCCTGAAACTTCTGTGCGAATGGCCAATATGTTGGAAATTTTGATGCGGTTGAAAAATGTCAAGAATCTGGATCCTCATCACAGCactcttttaaaaaatgtttattatctCTGCAAACCACCTGAACGATCAGCAAGGGTTTCTAAAGTCCGCCCTCCTTTACATCAG GTATGCATATCGTTTGCAAAAATTCTTTTACAAGTGACTAGGCCTCGGATTGCTTTGCTAGGGAATATCCCTAGAACTACG TTTCAGAAAATAAACATTGgggaattaataattttgtctaCGACTTTGGGGTGGCttactgaagaagaagaaccgaTTAAAGATAATGACCAGAGAATTCAATAT CTGTTACCGACCTAG
- the LOC124919355 gene encoding regulator of nonsense transcripts UPF2-like isoform X5, which produces MVATLSTCIKDVSFMLLQLLEEEFNSLINKKDQMNIETKIRNIRFIGELCKFKIASPGLVFGCLKTCLDDFSHHNIDVACNLLETCRQFLYRSPETSVRMANMLEILMRLKNVKNLDPHHSTLLKNVYYLCKPPERSARVSKVRPPLHQKINIGELIILSTTLGWLTEEEEPIKDNDQRIQYLLPT; this is translated from the exons ATGGTTGCCACACTATCCACTTGTATAAAAGATGTTTCTTTCATGCTCTTACAACTGCTGGAGGAAGAGTTCAACTCTCTGATAAATAAGAAG GATCAAATgaatattgaaacaaaaatacgTAATATTCGCTTTATTGGGGAGCTCTGCAAATTCAAAATTGCTTCACCTGGATTAGTGTTCGGCTGTTTGAAG ACTTGTTTGGATGATTTTTCGCATCATAACATAGATGTTGCATGTAATCTCCTTGAGACCTGCAGACAATTTCTCTATCGATCTCCTGAAACTTCTGTGCGAATGGCCAATATGTTGGAAATTTTGATGCGGTTGAAAAATGTCAAGAATCTGGATCCTCATCACAGCactcttttaaaaaatgtttattatctCTGCAAACCACCTGAACGATCAGCAAGGGTTTCTAAAGTCCGCCCTCCTTTACATCAG AAAATAAACATTGgggaattaataattttgtctaCGACTTTGGGGTGGCttactgaagaagaagaaccgaTTAAAGATAATGACCAGAGAATTCAATAT CTGTTACCGACCTAG
- the LOC124919356 gene encoding regulator of nonsense transcripts UPF2-like isoform X2 codes for MEPTVMPEDGHTTRVTTVGESSLTNSDEDTKAFYESLPDLRAFVPAVLLGEAEPKANNHSPKSQEKPSDSHEPDQSQSVSQEPVEASREAAVVQEGNNEKAKDKDAKEKEKCKDPEKEKGKDKDAERKIENEKEKLKGLEGTNLDGMLQRLPGCVSRDLIDQLTVEFCYLNSKSSL; via the exons ATGGAACCTACAGTAATGCCAGAGGATGGCCACACAACCAGGGTTACTACTGTGGGGGAATCATCATTAACAAATTCTGATGAAGACACCAAAGCATTTTATGAAAGCTTGCCTGACCTTAG AGCTTTTGTTCCAGCTGTGCTTCTGGGAGAAGCAGAACCCAAGGCTAATAACCATTCTCCGAAGTCACAAGAGAAACCATCT GATTCACATGAGCCAGACCAAAGTCAGAGCGTTAGCCAAGAACCTGTAGAGGCTTCCCGTGAAGCTGCAGTTGTTCAGGAGGGGAACAATGAGAAAGCCAAAGACAAAGATgcaaaagaaaaggaaaagtgTAAGGATCCTGAAAAAGAGAAAGGAAAAGACAAAGATGCtgaaagaaaaatagaaaatgaaaaggaGAAACTTAAAGGACTAGAGGGGACAAACTTGGATGGTATGTTGCAGAGGCTTCCAGGATGTGTGAGCCGAGATCTAATTGATCAATTAACT GTagaattttgttatttgaattcaaaatcaaGCTTGTGA
- the LOC124919355 gene encoding regulator of nonsense transcripts UPF2-like isoform X2, with the protein MVATLSTCIKDVSFMLLQLLEEEFNSLINKKDQMNIETKIRNIRFIGELCKFKIASPGLVFGCLKTCLDDFSHHNIDVACNLLETCRQFLYRSPETSVRMANMLEILMRLKNVKNLDPHHSTLLKNVYYLCKPPERSARVSKVRPPLHQVCISFAKILLQVTRPRIALLGNIPRTTKINIGELIILSTTLGWLTEEEEPIKDNDQRIQYLLPT; encoded by the exons ATGGTTGCCACACTATCCACTTGTATAAAAGATGTTTCTTTCATGCTCTTACAACTGCTGGAGGAAGAGTTCAACTCTCTGATAAATAAGAAG GATCAAATgaatattgaaacaaaaatacgTAATATTCGCTTTATTGGGGAGCTCTGCAAATTCAAAATTGCTTCACCTGGATTAGTGTTCGGCTGTTTGAAG ACTTGTTTGGATGATTTTTCGCATCATAACATAGATGTTGCATGTAATCTCCTTGAGACCTGCAGACAATTTCTCTATCGATCTCCTGAAACTTCTGTGCGAATGGCCAATATGTTGGAAATTTTGATGCGGTTGAAAAATGTCAAGAATCTGGATCCTCATCACAGCactcttttaaaaaatgtttattatctCTGCAAACCACCTGAACGATCAGCAAGGGTTTCTAAAGTCCGCCCTCCTTTACATCAG GTATGCATATCGTTTGCAAAAATTCTTTTACAAGTGACTAGGCCTCGGATTGCTTTGCTAGGGAATATCCCTAGAACTACG AAAATAAACATTGgggaattaataattttgtctaCGACTTTGGGGTGGCttactgaagaagaagaaccgaTTAAAGATAATGACCAGAGAATTCAATAT CTGTTACCGACCTAG
- the LOC124919356 gene encoding regulator of nonsense transcripts UPF2-like isoform X1, translated as MEPTVMPEDGHTTRVTTVGESSLTNSDEDTKAFYESLPDLRAFVPAVLLGEAEPKANNHSPKSQEKPSDSHEPDQSQSVSQEPVEASREAAVVQEGNNEKAKDKDAKEKEKCKDPEKEKGKDKDAERKIENEKEKLKGLEGTNLDGMLQRLPGCVSRDLIDQLTVTICSSLVFSLYIIFLL; from the exons ATGGAACCTACAGTAATGCCAGAGGATGGCCACACAACCAGGGTTACTACTGTGGGGGAATCATCATTAACAAATTCTGATGAAGACACCAAAGCATTTTATGAAAGCTTGCCTGACCTTAG AGCTTTTGTTCCAGCTGTGCTTCTGGGAGAAGCAGAACCCAAGGCTAATAACCATTCTCCGAAGTCACAAGAGAAACCATCT GATTCACATGAGCCAGACCAAAGTCAGAGCGTTAGCCAAGAACCTGTAGAGGCTTCCCGTGAAGCTGCAGTTGTTCAGGAGGGGAACAATGAGAAAGCCAAAGACAAAGATgcaaaagaaaaggaaaagtgTAAGGATCCTGAAAAAGAGAAAGGAAAAGACAAAGATGCtgaaagaaaaatagaaaatgaaaaggaGAAACTTAAAGGACTAGAGGGGACAAACTTGGATGGTATGTTGCAGAGGCTTCCAGGATGTGTGAGCCGAGATCTAATTGATCAATTAACTGTAACCATCTGTTCCAGCCTTGtcttttctctttatataatttttctactGTGA
- the LOC124919355 gene encoding regulator of nonsense transcripts UPF2-like isoform X4, whose protein sequence is MVATLSTCIKDVSFMLLQLLEEEFNSLINKKDQMNIETKIRNIRFIGELCKFKIASPGLVFGCLKTCLDDFSHHNIDVACNLLETCRQFLYRSPETSVRMANMLEILMRLKNVKNLDPHHSTLLKNVYYLCKPPERSARVSKVRPPLHQFQKINIGELIILSTTLGWLTEEEEPIKDNDQRIQYLLPT, encoded by the exons ATGGTTGCCACACTATCCACTTGTATAAAAGATGTTTCTTTCATGCTCTTACAACTGCTGGAGGAAGAGTTCAACTCTCTGATAAATAAGAAG GATCAAATgaatattgaaacaaaaatacgTAATATTCGCTTTATTGGGGAGCTCTGCAAATTCAAAATTGCTTCACCTGGATTAGTGTTCGGCTGTTTGAAG ACTTGTTTGGATGATTTTTCGCATCATAACATAGATGTTGCATGTAATCTCCTTGAGACCTGCAGACAATTTCTCTATCGATCTCCTGAAACTTCTGTGCGAATGGCCAATATGTTGGAAATTTTGATGCGGTTGAAAAATGTCAAGAATCTGGATCCTCATCACAGCactcttttaaaaaatgtttattatctCTGCAAACCACCTGAACGATCAGCAAGGGTTTCTAAAGTCCGCCCTCCTTTACATCAG TTTCAGAAAATAAACATTGgggaattaataattttgtctaCGACTTTGGGGTGGCttactgaagaagaagaaccgaTTAAAGATAATGACCAGAGAATTCAATAT CTGTTACCGACCTAG
- the LOC124919358 gene encoding sulfate transporter 1.2-like — protein sequence MANMLEILMRLKNVKNLDPHHSTLLKNVYYLCKPPERSARVSKVRPPLHQVCISFAKILLQVTRPRIALLGNIPRTTKINIGELIILSTTLGWLTEEEEPIKDNDQRIQYLLPT from the exons ATGGCCAATATGTTGGAAATTTTGATGCGGTTGAAAAATGTCAAGAATCTGGATCCTCATCACAGCactcttttaaaaaatgtttattatctCTGCAAACCACCTGAACGATCAGCAAGGGTTTCTAAAGTCCGCCCTCCTTTACATCAG GTATGCATATCGTTTGCAAAAATTCTTTTACAAGTGACTAGGCCTCGGATTGCTTTGCTAGGGAATATCCCTAGAACTACG AAAATAAACATTGgggaattaataattttgtctaCGACTTTGGGGTGGCttactgaagaagaagaaccgaTTAAAGATAATGACCAGAGAATTCAATAT CTGTTACCGACCTAG